One genomic window of Aliiroseovarius sp. M344 includes the following:
- the deoC gene encoding deoxyribose-phosphate aldolase — MPQVTHSRNPGMDLDMNWVRAVQANTSAIERRCASLPGRRSVKKEHQAAWLLKAITMIDLTTLAGDDTPGRVRRLCAKAAHPVRPEILAALGVDNITTGAVCVYHDMIPTAVETLKHMSVSLPVAAVSTGFPAGLSPYHLRVEEIRESVRAGAAEIDIVISRQHVLTGNWQALYDEMRDFREACGEAHVKAILATGELGSLRNVARASLVCMMAGADFIKTSTGKESVNATLPVTLVMIRAIRDYYEATGYQVGYKPAGGISKAKDAITYLALIKEELGDDWLNPDLFRFGASSLLGDIERQLEHHVTGHYSATYRHPMG; from the coding sequence TTGCCGCAAGTGACGCATTCACGCAATCCGGGCATGGACCTGGACATGAACTGGGTGCGCGCGGTTCAGGCCAACACATCCGCAATTGAACGCCGCTGTGCGTCCCTTCCGGGTCGTCGCAGTGTCAAGAAAGAGCATCAGGCGGCCTGGCTGTTAAAGGCTATCACGATGATCGACCTGACCACGTTGGCAGGCGACGACACGCCGGGGCGTGTGCGACGTCTGTGTGCTAAGGCAGCGCATCCTGTGCGGCCGGAAATCCTCGCCGCCCTTGGGGTCGACAACATCACAACTGGCGCAGTTTGTGTGTACCACGATATGATCCCAACTGCTGTTGAGACACTGAAGCACATGAGTGTCTCACTGCCGGTTGCAGCGGTTTCGACCGGGTTTCCAGCGGGTCTTAGCCCCTATCATTTGCGGGTCGAAGAAATTCGCGAAAGCGTGCGCGCAGGGGCCGCCGAGATTGATATCGTGATTTCGCGCCAGCATGTCCTGACCGGCAACTGGCAGGCACTTTATGACGAGATGCGAGACTTCCGCGAGGCCTGCGGCGAGGCGCATGTGAAAGCCATTCTGGCAACAGGCGAACTGGGCAGTCTGCGCAATGTCGCGCGCGCTTCGCTGGTGTGCATGATGGCGGGCGCCGACTTCATTAAAACCTCGACCGGCAAGGAAAGCGTGAATGCGACCTTGCCCGTCACCCTCGTCATGATCCGCGCAATCCGCGACTATTACGAGGCCACGGGATATCAGGTCGGCTATAAGCCTGCTGGCGGTATTTCCAAAGCCAAAGACGCAATCACTTATCTGGCCCTGATCAAGGAAGAGCTGGGTGATGACTGGCTGAACCCAGACCTGTTTCGCTTTGGCGCGAGCTCGCTTCTGGGCGACATAGAGCGTCAACTTGAACACCACGTGACCGGCCATTATTCGGCCACCTACCGCCACCCGATGGGCTGA
- a CDS encoding oligopeptide/dipeptide ABC transporter ATP-binding protein, with translation MNAQSPLLSVRDLKVWFDIKPKGAMPWTSPDKLKAVDGVDFDLMPGETLGIVGESGCGKSTLARAIMRMVPSEAGTVLWLGDDLLSLNKHEMRGHRKEMQMIFQDPLASLNPRMTIGQIVAEPLKTHHPNTPASEVKDRVREVLDRVGILPNMINRYPHEFSGGQCQRIGIARALIVKPQLIICDEPVSALDVSIQAQVINLLMEIQEDMGLSLIFIAHDLSVVKHISTRVMVLYLGNVVEISEAEQLYRAPGHPYTQALISAVPIPDPKANAAREVMILDADLPSPLNPPSGCVFRTRCPLAKPVCAQTKPPLTDRGSGQQVACHVI, from the coding sequence ATGAACGCCCAGTCCCCTCTGCTATCTGTCCGTGACTTGAAAGTCTGGTTTGATATCAAGCCGAAAGGCGCGATGCCATGGACGTCGCCTGACAAGCTGAAAGCCGTAGATGGCGTAGATTTCGACCTGATGCCGGGCGAAACCCTTGGTATTGTGGGCGAAAGTGGTTGTGGCAAATCCACGCTTGCCCGCGCAATCATGCGTATGGTTCCGTCCGAAGCCGGTACCGTCTTGTGGTTGGGCGACGATCTACTGTCCCTGAACAAACATGAAATGCGTGGACACCGCAAAGAGATGCAGATGATCTTTCAGGATCCTCTGGCGTCTTTGAATCCACGCATGACAATCGGTCAGATCGTGGCCGAACCTCTGAAGACACACCACCCGAATACGCCCGCTTCTGAAGTGAAAGATCGCGTGCGGGAAGTGTTGGACCGTGTCGGTATTTTGCCCAATATGATCAACCGCTATCCGCACGAGTTTTCGGGCGGACAGTGCCAGCGGATCGGTATCGCGCGCGCATTGATCGTCAAGCCACAACTGATCATCTGTGATGAACCGGTGTCGGCGTTGGACGTGTCCATCCAGGCGCAGGTGATCAACCTGCTGATGGAGATCCAGGAAGATATGGGCCTGAGCTTAATCTTCATCGCCCATGACCTGTCGGTGGTGAAGCATATTTCAACCCGTGTCATGGTGCTTTACCTCGGCAATGTTGTGGAGATCAGCGAGGCCGAGCAGCTTTATCGCGCGCCGGGCCACCCATATACTCAGGCGTTAATCTCGGCGGTTCCCATCCCGGACCCAAAGGCAAACGCGGCACGCGAAGTGATGATTTTGGATGCCGATCTTCCGTCGCCTTTGAATCCACCATCAGGATGTGTGTTCCGCACGCGATGCCCACTTGCGAAACCGGTCTGCGCGCAAACCAAGCCGCCGCTGACGGACCGTGGAAGTGGCCAGCAAGTTGCCTGTCACGTGATCTGA
- a CDS encoding aldehyde dehydrogenase family protein: MTVKEIFDTMDYGLAPESAKEALAWIAERNGEFGLYVGGRMTAVGDTFETRNPADGTVLANMTQATPDDVDAAVSAARKAHRKWAALPGHERAKYLYALARLVQKHSRLFAVLETLDNGKPIRESRDIDIPLVARHFYYHAGMAQLQDAELPDREALGVCGQIIPWNFPLLMLAWKIAPAIAMGNTVVLKPAEYTSLTALLFAQICDEAGLPKGVVNIVTGDGRVGEAIVTHDDIDKIAFTGSTEVGRVIRRETAGSGKSLTLELGGKSPYIVFDDADLDSAVEGLVDAIWFNQGQVCCAGSRLIVQEGIADRFYAKLKARMNKLRMGDPLDKSIDVGAVVDPVQHAQITKLVDEGAGDGELYQAPCPIPDKGCFYPPTLITGLSSASSLMQEEIFGPVLVATTFRTPAEAVEIANNTRYGLAATVWSENVNLTLDIAPKLVAGVVWVNGTNMFDAAAGFGGVRESGFGREGGWEGLQAYTKPRAKAQALKPIAAFPTPKETKVSALDRTAKFYVGGKQTRPDGGYSQAVWSKQGDLLGHVGVANRKDIRNAVEAAHAAEGWSRTTGHLRAQILYYIGENLSARAGEFAARIDAMMGGRNGAKEVDAAVSRLFTYAAWADKYDGAAKPIPMRGVALAMNEPVGVIGGFCPDDAPLLGLVSLMAPAIAMGNRVVLAASEPFPLAATDFYQVLDTSDVPAGVVNIVTGSHAELASPLSGHLGVDAVWAQSGADISAIVEAESAGNLKRTWVNNANARDWFGATGEGREFLAHATEVKTIWVPYGE; encoded by the coding sequence ATGACCGTGAAAGAAATCTTTGACACGATGGATTATGGCCTTGCCCCCGAAAGCGCCAAGGAAGCGTTGGCGTGGATTGCCGAACGTAACGGCGAATTCGGCCTTTATGTCGGTGGGCGAATGACAGCTGTCGGTGACACGTTTGAGACCCGCAACCCTGCTGACGGTACCGTACTTGCCAACATGACCCAAGCCACGCCCGACGATGTGGATGCGGCTGTTTCCGCCGCGCGCAAAGCGCACCGCAAATGGGCAGCTCTGCCGGGCCATGAACGGGCCAAATATCTGTATGCTCTGGCCCGTCTGGTGCAGAAACACTCGCGCCTGTTCGCGGTTCTGGAAACGCTCGACAACGGCAAACCAATCCGGGAAAGCCGCGATATCGACATACCGCTGGTCGCGCGGCATTTCTATTACCATGCGGGTATGGCCCAGCTTCAGGACGCAGAACTGCCTGATCGCGAGGCTTTAGGCGTCTGCGGCCAGATCATCCCGTGGAACTTCCCGCTGTTGATGCTGGCGTGGAAAATTGCGCCCGCGATTGCCATGGGCAATACGGTGGTGTTGAAGCCTGCCGAATACACGTCGCTGACCGCCCTTCTGTTCGCCCAAATCTGCGACGAAGCTGGCCTGCCCAAAGGTGTCGTGAACATAGTCACCGGTGATGGCCGCGTGGGCGAAGCCATCGTGACGCATGACGATATCGACAAGATCGCCTTCACCGGCTCAACCGAAGTCGGACGCGTTATCCGGCGCGAAACAGCAGGGTCGGGAAAATCGCTAACCTTGGAGCTTGGGGGCAAATCACCTTACATCGTCTTTGACGACGCCGACTTGGATTCAGCCGTCGAAGGTCTGGTTGATGCGATCTGGTTCAATCAGGGTCAGGTCTGCTGCGCCGGTTCGCGCTTGATTGTGCAAGAGGGCATCGCGGACCGATTCTATGCCAAGCTGAAAGCGCGGATGAACAAGTTGCGGATGGGCGATCCGCTGGACAAATCCATCGATGTCGGCGCGGTGGTGGACCCTGTCCAACACGCGCAGATCACAAAGTTGGTTGATGAGGGCGCAGGCGATGGCGAGCTTTACCAAGCACCCTGCCCGATCCCGGACAAAGGCTGCTTCTATCCCCCGACGCTGATCACGGGCTTGTCGTCGGCGTCTTCCTTGATGCAGGAGGAAATCTTTGGCCCGGTTCTGGTCGCAACCACATTCCGCACTCCCGCCGAAGCTGTCGAGATCGCCAACAACACGCGCTACGGTCTGGCCGCAACGGTCTGGAGCGAGAATGTGAACCTGACGCTCGACATCGCGCCCAAGCTGGTCGCGGGCGTGGTGTGGGTAAACGGCACCAACATGTTTGACGCCGCTGCGGGGTTTGGTGGCGTGCGCGAAAGCGGGTTTGGGCGTGAAGGTGGCTGGGAAGGGTTGCAAGCCTATACCAAGCCGCGCGCCAAAGCGCAGGCTTTGAAGCCCATTGCCGCCTTCCCTACCCCGAAAGAAACAAAGGTCAGCGCGCTGGATCGCACCGCCAAATTTTATGTCGGCGGCAAGCAGACCCGGCCCGATGGCGGATATTCTCAGGCTGTCTGGTCAAAACAAGGCGACCTTCTGGGGCATGTCGGCGTGGCCAATCGCAAAGACATTCGCAATGCCGTAGAAGCGGCCCACGCCGCCGAAGGTTGGTCCAGAACCACGGGTCACCTGCGGGCGCAGATCCTCTACTATATCGGTGAAAACCTGTCGGCACGGGCAGGCGAATTTGCTGCCCGGATCGACGCCATGATGGGGGGCCGCAATGGCGCGAAAGAAGTGGACGCCGCGGTCAGCCGCCTGTTCACGTATGCCGCGTGGGCTGACAAATATGACGGCGCTGCCAAGCCCATCCCGATGCGCGGTGTAGCGCTGGCGATGAACGAGCCCGTTGGTGTGATCGGTGGCTTTTGCCCGGATGACGCACCGCTTTTGGGCCTTGTGTCCTTGATGGCGCCTGCCATCGCGATGGGCAACCGCGTGGTGCTGGCTGCAAGCGAACCTTTCCCGTTGGCTGCGACTGATTTCTATCAAGTGCTCGACACGTCGGATGTGCCTGCCGGTGTGGTGAATATCGTCACCGGCAGCCATGCCGAGCTTGCATCGCCGCTTTCTGGCCACTTGGGTGTGGACGCGGTTTGGGCGCAATCAGGGGCCGATATCTCGGCCATTGTCGAAGCTGAAAGTGCTGGCAATCTGAAACGGACCTGGGTCAACAACGCCAATGCGCGCGACTGGTTCGGGGCCACGGGCGAAGGTCGCGAATTTCTGGCTCACGCTACCGAGGTGAAAACCATCTGGGTGCCTTACGGCGAATAA
- a CDS encoding DUF1523 family protein encodes MRRFRIIIRSLIFLMLFGVFHYVLPQHDVVRVVNTYQERQDLGDWTRIFWSKPDDQSANLINRDVQFVQTVKKKSYLLGFIRSDAEEVMVYRNEDTGWGWPFYFKFDTASLQTEVDDLRSTPEAPKWAVVTHYGWRNELISAFPNAVGIRPVAGPDVTIIPWFNIMFFIVLAVIIGFVRALWRQFRQRSIDPALEDAGEAWDAVDARADQAKGRVSRWLDSWKKK; translated from the coding sequence ATGCGCCGTTTTCGTATCATCATCCGCAGTTTGATTTTCCTGATGCTGTTTGGGGTGTTCCACTATGTCTTGCCACAGCACGACGTCGTGCGGGTCGTGAATACCTATCAGGAACGGCAGGATCTGGGGGACTGGACCCGGATTTTCTGGTCAAAACCAGATGACCAATCGGCCAATCTGATCAACCGTGATGTACAGTTTGTGCAGACCGTGAAAAAGAAATCCTATCTTCTGGGCTTCATCCGAAGCGATGCAGAAGAAGTGATGGTTTACCGGAATGAAGACACCGGCTGGGGATGGCCGTTCTATTTCAAGTTCGACACGGCCAGCTTGCAGACCGAGGTGGACGACTTACGATCCACACCCGAGGCGCCGAAATGGGCTGTGGTCACGCATTATGGCTGGCGCAACGAGTTGATCTCGGCGTTCCCGAATGCCGTCGGCATTCGCCCGGTGGCGGGCCCGGATGTGACCATCATTCCTTGGTTCAACATCATGTTCTTCATCGTACTGGCCGTCATCATCGGATTTGTCCGGGCGCTCTGGAGGCAATTCCGCCAGCGTTCGATTGATCCGGCGCTGGAAGACGCGGGCGAGGCGTGGGACGCTGTCGATGCGCGCGCGGATCAAGCGAAAGGTCGGGTCTCGCGCTGGCTGGACAGTTGGAAAAAGAAATAA
- a CDS encoding peptide ABC transporter substrate-binding protein, with the protein MKITIKAALLGSAFALASPAFAAGTHPVTGDALADNQTYTYRMLDDVKSFDPQINTDVEGSHILRDLFEGLVNSDPQGGSVPGAAESWEVSEDGLTYTFKLREAKWSNGDPVTAGDFVYAWRRLADPATASEYAWYIELMGIENATKVVAGEMGADTLGVTAVDDMTLEVKIDAPRPYFPGMLTHASTFPVNQKVLEAQGADWTKPGNLVGNGAYVLTDYVSGVKVVRERNPMYWDNDNTVLETVVALVINDENIALTRYDAGEVDKTDVPAGQYPALKEKLPDETYSTPRSCSYIYMFNLRDNGPEALKDIRVRKALSYALNRDVIVDSILKGGQYPSYNWTHQKTAGFEMPNIDYATWTQDERMAKAKELLEEAGYGPGGKPLELTLNYNTSEAHKKIAIAASQMWKQALGANITLANFEWKVHLDKLRNGDFGMARYAWCGDYNEPSTYTDLFTTTSGHNNGKYTNPKYDELAKAAKTSANPAEEYKQMEQLLADDMPIVPVYQYTQVIMVKPDLKGYPFEDLMNNIYSRTMYKVAE; encoded by the coding sequence ATGAAAATCACAATCAAAGCTGCCCTGCTGGGATCGGCCTTTGCGCTTGCAAGCCCGGCATTCGCGGCCGGCACGCATCCGGTTACGGGCGACGCGCTGGCAGACAACCAAACCTACACCTATCGTATGCTCGATGATGTGAAGTCGTTTGACCCTCAAATCAACACAGATGTCGAAGGTTCGCACATTCTGCGCGACCTGTTTGAAGGTCTGGTGAATTCGGACCCTCAGGGTGGCTCGGTTCCCGGAGCGGCGGAAAGCTGGGAAGTGTCGGAAGACGGCCTGACCTATACGTTTAAGCTGCGTGAAGCAAAATGGTCAAACGGTGACCCGGTCACCGCTGGCGATTTCGTCTATGCTTGGCGCCGTCTGGCTGACCCGGCGACCGCGTCGGAATATGCATGGTATATCGAACTGATGGGCATCGAGAATGCCACCAAAGTTGTCGCAGGCGAGATGGGTGCGGACACCCTTGGTGTGACAGCCGTTGACGACATGACGCTTGAGGTCAAAATCGATGCGCCGCGCCCCTACTTCCCCGGTATGCTGACCCATGCGTCAACCTTCCCGGTGAACCAAAAAGTACTTGAAGCGCAAGGCGCTGACTGGACCAAACCCGGCAATCTGGTTGGTAACGGCGCTTATGTCCTGACCGACTATGTTTCCGGCGTGAAAGTCGTCCGTGAGCGTAACCCAATGTATTGGGACAACGACAACACGGTTCTTGAGACCGTTGTTGCATTGGTCATCAATGACGAAAATATCGCGCTGACCCGCTATGACGCAGGTGAAGTCGATAAGACCGACGTTCCCGCGGGCCAATACCCGGCTTTGAAGGAAAAGCTGCCTGACGAGACCTATTCGACACCTCGTTCCTGCTCGTACATCTACATGTTCAACTTGCGCGACAACGGTCCAGAGGCCTTGAAAGACATTCGGGTTCGCAAAGCGCTGTCCTATGCGCTGAACCGTGACGTCATCGTCGACAGCATCCTGAAAGGTGGCCAGTATCCTTCGTACAACTGGACCCACCAAAAAACCGCTGGCTTTGAAATGCCGAACATCGACTATGCGACCTGGACCCAGGATGAGCGTATGGCAAAAGCCAAAGAGCTTCTGGAAGAAGCAGGCTATGGTCCTGGTGGCAAGCCACTTGAGCTAACGCTGAACTACAACACTTCAGAAGCGCACAAGAAGATCGCGATCGCTGCATCGCAGATGTGGAAGCAGGCTTTGGGTGCCAACATCACACTGGCAAACTTCGAGTGGAAAGTGCACCTGGACAAACTGCGCAACGGCGACTTCGGCATGGCACGTTACGCTTGGTGTGGTGACTACAACGAACCGTCGACCTATACCGACCTGTTCACCACAACTTCGGGCCACAACAATGGCAAATACACCAACCCGAAATATGACGAGTTGGCCAAGGCTGCTAAAACCTCTGCAAACCCTGCTGAAGAATACAAGCAGATGGAGCAGTTGCTGGCAGACGACATGCCGATCGTTCCAGTCTATCAGTATACGCAGGTGATCATGGTCAAGCCGGACCTGAAAGGGTACCCCTTCGAAGACCTGATGAACAACATCTATTCCCGTACGATGTACAAAGTAGCTGAATAA
- a CDS encoding ABC transporter permease subunit: MTHMTNVETTIDTTEVIKGRSLWQDARARFFRNKAAVASLIILLLVSLFALFGGFLTPWSNEEIDWNLMGDVRTLGGPSFETGHYFGLDPLGRDLFARVVQGTQISLMIGIVGALISVVVGTLYGATAGFVGGRIDNIMMRIVDILMAIPYMFVLILLLVVFGRSIFMLFVGIGLISWLDMARIARGQTLSIKNKEFVEAAIATGVSTPKIIIRHIVPNLLGVVIVYATLLVPSMIMFESFISFLGLGVQEPLTSWGALINEGAGQMRYGTLWMLGFPLFFFLISLFAFFFFGDGLRDALDPKDR, encoded by the coding sequence ATGACACATATGACAAACGTAGAAACGACCATCGACACAACCGAAGTGATCAAGGGCCGGTCGCTGTGGCAAGACGCCCGCGCAAGGTTCTTTCGGAACAAGGCGGCCGTCGCCTCACTGATCATCTTGTTACTTGTTTCGCTCTTCGCGTTGTTTGGTGGTTTTCTCACACCATGGTCGAATGAAGAAATTGACTGGAACCTGATGGGTGATGTGCGCACGCTGGGTGGACCGTCGTTCGAAACTGGGCACTATTTCGGGCTTGATCCCTTGGGTCGCGATCTTTTCGCGCGGGTTGTTCAGGGCACCCAGATTTCGCTGATGATCGGTATCGTCGGCGCGCTAATCTCGGTCGTTGTGGGCACATTGTATGGGGCGACAGCTGGATTTGTCGGCGGGCGGATAGACAACATCATGATGCGGATCGTCGATATCCTTATGGCGATCCCCTATATGTTTGTTCTGATCCTGCTGCTTGTGGTGTTCGGGCGGTCGATCTTCATGCTTTTCGTTGGGATCGGGTTGATTTCATGGCTTGATATGGCCCGGATTGCGCGCGGGCAAACCTTGTCGATCAAGAACAAGGAATTTGTGGAAGCCGCGATCGCGACGGGAGTTTCGACGCCGAAAATCATCATACGCCATATTGTTCCGAACCTGCTTGGTGTTGTCATCGTTTACGCCACATTGCTGGTGCCCTCGATGATCATGTTTGAAAGCTTTATCTCGTTCCTCGGGTTGGGTGTTCAGGAGCCTTTGACAAGCTGGGGCGCTCTAATCAACGAAGGGGCAGGGCAAATGCGCTATGGCACCTTGTGGATGTTGGGCTTCCCGCTGTTCTTCTTCCTGATCTCACTGTTTGCTTTCTTTTTCTTTGGTGACGGGCTGCGTGATGCGCTTGACCCGAAAGACCGCTAG
- the oppB gene encoding oligopeptide ABC transporter permease OppB, producing MLGFVLRRIAMAVPVILILIIFSFVLMRAAPGGPFTKERALPPVVLENINAKYGLDDPFLVQIGTYLKNIIFHFDFGPSFIYQDRTVNQIIADGFPVTLTYGFWAFVFAVLIGGGLGIAAALKQNTWIDYLAVGFSIGAQALPNFIMAPILVLVFTLWLNWLPGGGWWGGPGDANSYSSYLVMPVIALATSYLASIARLTRSSMLEVLNSNFIRTARAKGLPDRTIIFRHTLKPALIPVISYLGPAFVGMITGSVVVDMFLSTGGIGKDFVQAALNRDYSVIMGITILVGMLTILFNLLVDVLYAWIDPRIRY from the coding sequence ATGCTGGGTTTTGTTCTTCGTCGCATTGCGATGGCCGTACCTGTTATCCTGATCTTGATCATTTTCTCGTTCGTTCTGATGCGCGCCGCCCCCGGCGGACCATTCACAAAAGAACGCGCGCTGCCGCCGGTGGTACTGGAAAACATCAACGCCAAATATGGGCTGGATGATCCGTTCCTCGTGCAGATCGGCACCTACCTGAAAAACATCATCTTCCATTTCGATTTTGGTCCGAGTTTTATCTATCAGGATAGAACGGTGAACCAAATCATCGCCGATGGCTTCCCGGTCACTTTGACCTACGGGTTTTGGGCGTTCGTTTTCGCCGTGCTGATCGGAGGAGGGCTGGGAATAGCCGCTGCCTTGAAGCAAAATACCTGGATCGACTATCTGGCGGTCGGGTTTTCAATCGGTGCGCAGGCCTTGCCCAACTTCATCATGGCCCCGATCCTTGTGCTGGTGTTTACCCTGTGGTTGAACTGGCTGCCTGGCGGCGGCTGGTGGGGCGGACCTGGCGACGCGAACTCATACTCCTCTTACCTTGTGATGCCAGTTATCGCGCTGGCGACGTCGTATCTTGCGTCGATAGCGAGGCTAACAAGATCTTCGATGCTTGAGGTTCTGAATTCGAATTTCATTCGCACAGCACGGGCCAAGGGCCTTCCAGACCGCACGATCATTTTCCGCCATACGTTGAAGCCGGCTTTGATCCCGGTCATCTCGTATCTGGGGCCGGCATTTGTTGGCATGATCACCGGTTCCGTGGTTGTTGACATGTTCCTGTCAACCGGCGGGATCGGCAAAGATTTCGTGCAGGCGGCACTGAACCGCGACTATTCCGTGATCATGGGGATCACCATCCTTGTCGGCATGCTGACGATCCTTTTCAACCTGTTGGTCGACGTGCTCTACGCATGGATCGACCCGCGGATCAGGTATTGA
- a CDS encoding oligopeptide/dipeptide ABC transporter ATP-binding protein encodes MALLEVRDLSVHFDTPDGTVTAVDKISFDLAAGETLGVVGESGSGKSQTVFAIMGLLARNGQATGSVKLAGEEILNISTNKLNKIRAQKIAMIFQDPMTCLNPFMTVADQMAEVLTHHKGVSKSEAVRQSVELLDAVRIPEAKKRVTMYPHEFSGGMRQRVMIAMSLLCKPDILIADEPTTALDVTVQAQIMNLLEDLQKEFGMSIILITHDLGVVAGSCKETLVMYGGQQMEYGTTEGLFEMPTHPYTMGLLKAVPRLDIESERLATIPGSPPNMMNMPAGCPFSPRCDFAIEACAGTRPSLDGVTGRKVRRRACLRPLEELV; translated from the coding sequence ATGGCACTTCTTGAAGTACGTGACCTTAGCGTCCATTTCGACACCCCTGACGGGACGGTGACCGCCGTCGACAAGATCAGTTTTGATCTTGCTGCGGGCGAAACGCTTGGCGTTGTGGGGGAAAGTGGATCAGGCAAAAGTCAGACCGTTTTCGCCATCATGGGCCTTTTGGCGCGCAACGGCCAAGCGACCGGATCGGTCAAGCTGGCGGGCGAAGAGATCCTGAATATCTCGACCAACAAGCTGAACAAAATCCGGGCTCAGAAGATCGCGATGATTTTTCAGGATCCGATGACCTGTCTGAACCCGTTTATGACGGTGGCAGACCAGATGGCCGAGGTATTGACCCATCACAAAGGGGTTTCGAAATCAGAGGCGGTGCGCCAATCGGTCGAGCTGCTTGACGCCGTGCGAATACCCGAAGCGAAGAAGCGCGTGACAATGTATCCGCACGAGTTCTCGGGCGGGATGCGGCAGCGGGTTATGATTGCCATGTCGCTTCTGTGCAAACCGGATATCCTGATTGCAGACGAGCCAACAACGGCGCTGGACGTCACCGTTCAGGCGCAAATCATGAACCTGCTTGAAGACCTGCAGAAAGAGTTCGGCATGTCCATCATCCTGATCACCCATGATCTTGGAGTAGTTGCCGGTTCCTGCAAGGAAACGCTTGTCATGTATGGCGGCCAGCAGATGGAATATGGAACCACCGAAGGCTTGTTCGAGATGCCGACCCATCCTTACACGATGGGGCTTCTGAAAGCCGTTCCGCGCTTGGATATCGAAAGCGAGCGCCTGGCGACCATTCCAGGCAGCCCGCCCAACATGATGAACATGCCCGCGGGATGCCCGTTCTCGCCGCGCTGCGATTTTGCGATTGAGGCCTGCGCCGGTACGCGTCCGTCCTTGGATGGTGTGACAGGCCGAAAAGTGCGTCGGCGCGCCTGCCTTAGACCCTTGGAGGAGCTTGTATGA
- a CDS encoding heavy-metal-associated domain-containing protein, with protein MTKFHVPDMSCGHCKESITEALTEKGAEKLTFDMEARTLEVTGLSSEAVVSALDSIGFPASPK; from the coding sequence ATGACCAAGTTCCACGTTCCCGATATGAGTTGCGGACACTGTAAAGAGTCCATCACCGAAGCTTTGACCGAAAAAGGTGCCGAGAAGCTGACATTCGACATGGAAGCCCGCACGCTGGAGGTAACTGGATTGTCTTCTGAGGCCGTTGTTTCAGCGCTGGATAGCATCGGCTTTCCGGCAAGCCCTAAATAA